The proteins below are encoded in one region of Parvicella tangerina:
- a CDS encoding phospholipase D family protein, protein MKTTFLGNGLDSGKKNNVGKQLAKSFESKDYKKFYGFVAFATLSGFKPFMLELEIAKSNYEEIKFFIGIDHKITSEDALEFLLNESIETYIYYDESSYRKIYHPKLFLFEGRDISRIIIGSTNLTYQALHSNVEASIQLDIKKDDLTALSEIKDYYSSLLDLSSPHIKLLSKEYLEILKKRGLLSNGEEEEEEDDDVNENNETKKTYDYDQKFTENDKENFDKLLVRYISYKKEKRPDGIVSKHFENEQDKELFRWYQKMHALYNQDTNSLPFEYFEKLLEAEFPFDGVGRENKRAIEWEKNFNKVVEYKNKVSPDTPYTYVPQFKNKYHPYYEVGRWCAWQKQRRKGNKNYGPLLTPHEEKRMNSINFIWEYDSQMYRRAKDDEWKDNLKELEKYYKIKLNYKTVPSQKTYIGHWLSDQMSFKTKQDKEGRNDLLSSEKVEMLGKLLIKNGVEWEWRNQKEREGIEDKIKIWQFIEKLKTEGNYEKFREEKPEVLKKYNNKIAQLRRQTKGWNNEKNKWKFELVDKVGFPYKKE, encoded by the coding sequence ATGAAAACAACTTTCCTCGGAAACGGACTCGATTCAGGTAAAAAAAATAATGTCGGAAAACAACTTGCTAAATCTTTTGAAAGTAAAGATTATAAGAAATTTTATGGTTTTGTTGCTTTCGCAACTCTTTCAGGGTTTAAACCTTTTATGTTAGAGCTTGAAATAGCGAAATCAAATTACGAAGAAATCAAATTCTTTATTGGCATTGACCATAAAATTACTAGCGAAGATGCACTTGAGTTTTTATTAAATGAAAGTATAGAAACTTATATTTATTACGATGAATCTAGTTATCGAAAAATATACCATCCTAAATTATTCTTGTTTGAAGGCAGAGATATTTCTAGAATAATCATAGGTTCCACAAACCTTACTTATCAAGCACTTCATTCCAATGTAGAAGCATCAATCCAATTGGACATTAAAAAGGATGATTTAACTGCACTTTCTGAAATTAAAGATTATTATTCAAGTCTCTTAGACCTTTCTTCACCTCATATAAAATTACTCTCAAAAGAATATTTAGAAATTTTAAAAAAACGAGGTTTACTCTCTAATGGAGAGGAAGAGGAAGAAGAAGATGATGATGTTAATGAAAATAACGAAACTAAAAAGACCTATGATTATGATCAAAAGTTTACAGAAAATGATAAGGAAAATTTTGACAAACTATTAGTAAGATATATATCATACAAAAAAGAAAAGCGACCTGATGGCATAGTGAGTAAACACTTTGAAAATGAACAAGATAAAGAGTTATTTAGATGGTATCAAAAAATGCACGCTTTATACAACCAAGATACAAACTCTCTACCTTTTGAATATTTTGAAAAGTTACTTGAAGCAGAATTTCCTTTCGATGGTGTTGGGAGAGAGAATAAAAGAGCAATCGAATGGGAAAAAAACTTTAATAAAGTAGTAGAATATAAAAACAAGGTAAGTCCTGATACTCCTTATACTTATGTACCACAATTCAAAAATAAGTATCATCCTTATTACGAAGTTGGCAGGTGGTGTGCGTGGCAAAAGCAAAGAAGAAAAGGAAATAAAAATTATGGACCATTACTTACACCTCACGAAGAAAAGAGGATGAATTCTATAAATTTTATTTGGGAATATGATAGTCAAATGTATAGACGAGCCAAAGATGATGAATGGAAAGATAATTTGAAAGAACTAGAAAAATATTATAAAATCAAATTAAATTATAAAACCGTTCCTTCACAAAAAACATACATTGGACATTGGCTAAGTGACCAAATGTCATTCAAAACAAAACAAGATAAAGAAGGCAGAAATGACTTACTCAGTTCTGAAAAAGTAGAAATGTTAGGAAAACTTCTAATAAAAAATGGTGTTGAATGGGAATGGAGAAATCAAAAGGAAAGGGAAGGAATCGAAGATAAAATAAAAATATGGCAGTTTATTGAAAAGTTAAAAACTGAAGGCAACTACGAAAAGTTCAGGGAAGAAAAACCAGAAGTTTTAAAAAAATACAACAATAAAATTGCACAATTAAGAAGACAAACAAAAGGTTGGAATAATGAAAAGAATAAATGGAAATTTGAACTTGTTGACAAAGTAGGATTTCCATATAAAAAAGAATAA
- a CDS encoding AAA family ATPase, translated as MKLKSIKYSNNEEEWEFEKINFFDVTLLVGVSGVGKTQILRAIYNLKRIANGASQNGVKWQVEFETNNNQSYLWEGEFENIVSKSEFIPDFADSESEKVKPKILSERIILNGNQVIIDRKEGSFNFNDKEMPKLSSIESAMNILKEEDLIKDAFNSFKSIVLRDHTQKEGVRYSSLSIEKLKKKYGTFEQIVESDLDTFHKLALVHDISKDVFEDIKARFIDVFPQIENIKIEPIKDDEFTNFVFEATVIQIKEKGVKKWIPHNRMSSGMLRTLLHIAEMYLWNPGTVILIDEFENSLGVNCIDVLTEDLIYENKNVQFIATSHHPYIINKIPYDYWKIVTRKGSKIKTVDASQFNKGMSHHDQFMSLINLPFYKEGIS; from the coding sequence ATGAAATTAAAATCTATCAAATACAGCAATAATGAAGAGGAGTGGGAATTTGAAAAAATAAACTTCTTTGATGTCACATTATTGGTAGGTGTATCTGGAGTTGGTAAAACTCAAATTCTCCGAGCAATTTACAACCTAAAGAGAATTGCGAATGGAGCAAGTCAAAATGGAGTAAAGTGGCAAGTGGAGTTTGAAACAAACAACAACCAATCATATTTATGGGAGGGGGAATTTGAGAATATTGTTTCTAAAAGTGAATTTATTCCAGATTTTGCTGATTCAGAGTCTGAAAAAGTGAAACCAAAAATATTGAGTGAAAGGATAATTCTGAATGGCAACCAAGTTATAATTGATAGAAAGGAAGGTAGTTTTAATTTCAATGATAAAGAAATGCCCAAGCTATCCTCTATAGAAAGTGCTATGAACATATTGAAAGAAGAAGATCTTATTAAAGATGCTTTCAATAGCTTTAAGTCAATTGTATTAAGGGATCACACACAAAAAGAGGGAGTAAGATATAGTAGTTTAAGTATAGAAAAACTGAAAAAGAAATATGGCACTTTTGAACAAATTGTAGAAAGTGATTTAGATACTTTTCATAAACTTGCTTTGGTTCATGATATTTCGAAAGATGTTTTTGAAGATATTAAGGCAAGATTTATTGATGTTTTTCCTCAAATCGAAAACATAAAGATTGAACCAATAAAAGACGATGAATTCACAAATTTTGTTTTTGAAGCAACAGTAATTCAAATCAAGGAAAAAGGTGTTAAAAAATGGATTCCGCACAATAGAATGTCATCTGGAATGCTGCGGACATTACTTCACATAGCAGAGATGTATTTATGGAACCCTGGAACAGTAATTTTAATCGATGAATTTGAAAACAGTCTTGGAGTGAATTGTATTGACGTCTTGACAGAAGATCTAATTTATGAAAATAAGAATGTGCAATTCATTGCAACCAGCCACCATCCATATATCATAAATAAAATCCCTTATGATTACTGGAAAATTGTCACTAGAAAAGGTAGCAAAATTAAAACTGTGGACGCCAGTCAATTTAACAAAGGAATGTCTCATCACGATCAGTTTATGAGTCTTATTAACCTCCCTTTTTATAAAGAAGGTATTTCATAA
- a CDS encoding IS110 family transposase: MELKVLKQALGLDVSKDTLSICLGFLRSDLTKEFVSRKDVANNKEGFSELVKWLKRTMKQDQLIVVMEATGVYHEGVSHYLHDLGYNVCIMQSGRVKKYAQSLNQRSKTDALDSKMLSMLGCERELQIWSPPSETLQELKSLSRERSMLVKERSVEKNRLEALKVGVHTESRTIKRFEKRLKLINTQIAEIEEEMGRCVQKDAELSRKINYLESIPGVSFISATTVVAETGGFALINNRKQLTSYAGYDVVLRDSGSFHGKTKISKKGNKHIRAVLHMPSMTAVRLNPTLKPFYQRLKPKKEKPIVALVAVQRKMLLLMYTLWKNEQYYDPEFEQKKAAKNQVFAAQDRNKPKFVTS; the protein is encoded by the coding sequence ATGGAATTAAAAGTATTAAAACAAGCATTGGGACTAGATGTATCGAAAGATACGTTGTCGATTTGTTTAGGTTTTTTGAGAAGTGATTTAACCAAGGAGTTTGTATCACGAAAAGATGTTGCCAATAACAAGGAGGGCTTCTCAGAGCTAGTAAAATGGTTAAAGCGAACAATGAAACAAGACCAGTTAATTGTAGTAATGGAGGCCACAGGAGTTTATCATGAAGGCGTTTCGCATTACCTACACGATTTGGGTTATAATGTATGTATCATGCAATCAGGTCGTGTAAAGAAATATGCACAGAGTTTAAATCAACGTTCCAAAACAGATGCTCTAGATAGCAAGATGCTTTCGATGTTAGGATGTGAACGTGAGTTACAGATCTGGTCCCCTCCCAGTGAGACGCTTCAGGAGCTAAAGAGTTTGAGTAGAGAAAGGTCGATGTTAGTAAAAGAACGGAGTGTAGAAAAGAATCGACTTGAAGCACTGAAGGTAGGCGTTCATACGGAGTCAAGAACGATAAAACGCTTTGAAAAAAGGTTGAAGTTGATCAACACTCAGATAGCAGAAATAGAAGAGGAAATGGGCAGATGTGTTCAAAAAGATGCAGAGTTAAGCAGAAAGATCAATTACCTAGAGAGTATACCAGGAGTATCATTTATATCAGCAACTACGGTCGTAGCAGAGACAGGTGGATTTGCATTGATCAATAATAGGAAACAACTAACGAGTTATGCTGGTTATGACGTGGTTTTACGAGATTCAGGGAGTTTTCACGGTAAAACAAAAATCAGCAAAAAGGGGAATAAACACATTCGAGCTGTGTTGCACATGCCTTCCATGACAGCAGTACGATTAAATCCAACCTTAAAGCCTTTTTATCAACGTTTAAAACCCAAAAAAGAAAAGCCAATAGTCGCATTAGTAGCGGTGCAACGCAAAATGCTATTGCTAATGTATACGCTGTGGAAAAACGAACAATATTATGATCCCGAATTTGAGCAAAAAAAAGCAGCAAAGAATCAAGTCTTTGCTGCGCAGGATAGAAACAAACCGAAATTTGTAACTTCCTAA
- the hemN gene encoding oxygen-independent coproporphyrinogen III oxidase, with product MNQHLVQKYNIAGPRYTSYPTVPFWDKEGIRYDVWLQSVKKSFEESNATEGISIYIHLPFCEKLCTFCGCHKRITKQHKVEEPYVDTVLKEWALYCQLFDERPRIKELHLGGGTPTFFSPESLDKLISGILKTADKCDDYEFSFEAHPNNTTEQHLKTLYDLGFRRNSFGVQDYDPKVQKTINRIQPFEKVKAATVKSREIGYTSISHDLVFGLPHQTKESIINTINRTKELKPDRIAFYSYAHVPWIKGVGQRGYDENDLPSPDEKRELYETGKALLAELGYVEIGMDHFALPTDSLYQAMENKSLHRNFMGYTAGKTQLMVGLGMSSISDSWYSFAQNDKTVEEYQDIVNEGRIPIFRGHHLTEEDLIIRKHILEIMCHFETSWEDDALKFPELDECLERLQEMKEDGLVEITSTGLKVPEQARPFVRNICMAFDLRLIRNKPTTRIFSMTI from the coding sequence ATGAATCAACACTTAGTTCAAAAATACAATATCGCTGGTCCGAGGTATACCAGCTACCCTACTGTTCCGTTTTGGGACAAAGAAGGAATCCGTTATGATGTTTGGTTACAATCCGTAAAAAAGTCTTTTGAAGAGTCTAACGCAACTGAAGGAATCAGCATTTACATTCACCTACCCTTCTGTGAAAAGCTATGTACTTTCTGTGGTTGTCATAAACGCATCACCAAGCAACACAAAGTTGAAGAACCTTATGTTGATACTGTGCTCAAAGAATGGGCGTTATATTGTCAACTTTTTGATGAACGACCACGAATCAAAGAACTTCATTTAGGAGGTGGAACACCCACTTTCTTTAGTCCAGAAAGTTTAGACAAACTGATCTCTGGGATTCTAAAAACTGCCGATAAGTGTGACGACTATGAGTTCAGTTTTGAAGCGCACCCGAATAACACTACAGAGCAACATCTTAAAACCCTTTATGATCTTGGCTTTAGAAGAAATAGTTTTGGAGTACAAGACTACGATCCCAAGGTTCAAAAAACCATCAATCGTATTCAGCCGTTTGAAAAGGTGAAAGCAGCTACGGTTAAATCCAGAGAGATTGGCTATACATCGATCAGCCATGATTTGGTTTTCGGACTTCCACATCAAACAAAAGAGAGCATAATTAACACGATCAACCGTACAAAAGAGTTAAAGCCAGACCGAATTGCCTTTTACAGTTACGCACATGTGCCATGGATTAAGGGTGTAGGTCAACGCGGTTATGACGAGAATGACTTACCATCACCTGATGAAAAACGAGAGCTATACGAAACTGGAAAAGCACTGCTAGCAGAACTAGGATACGTGGAAATTGGTATGGATCATTTTGCGTTGCCTACCGACTCACTTTATCAAGCCATGGAGAATAAATCACTTCACCGTAATTTTATGGGTTACACGGCAGGAAAAACCCAATTAATGGTTGGTTTGGGAATGAGTTCAATAAGTGACAGTTGGTACAGTTTCGCTCAGAATGACAAAACCGTTGAGGAATATCAAGACATCGTTAACGAAGGACGCATTCCAATCTTTAGAGGTCATCATTTAACCGAAGAAGACCTGATTATCCGAAAGCACATTTTAGAGATCATGTGTCATTTTGAAACGAGTTGGGAAGACGATGCGCTGAAGTTTCCAGAATTAGATGAATGCTTAGAACGTTTACAAGAAATGAAAGAAGACGGCCTGGTAGAAATCACTTCAACAGGATTAAAAGTACCGGAGCAGGCACGTCCTTTTGTAAGAAACATCTGTATGGCATTTGATCTCAGGCTAATTCGAAATAAGCCAACCACGCGTATCTTTTCAATGACGATTTGA
- a CDS encoding peptidylprolyl isomerase, which produces MINLKKTSVTVLLLVVSLVSSAQNKLIDKVVAVVGEHAILMSEVEAQKLQAYQQGTKVTDELGCTILEDLMLEKLLLHQAELDSIEVGEAQVNAELDQRIQYFASQMPNGVADLEKFYEKSIQEIKDEFYVQIENRMKVQQMQQSITSEVKVSPKEVQEFYNSFPLDSVPLVGSQIQLQQIILKPNITDEEKKEVKDELTDLRKKIVKGSLSFESAAKFYSCDKASAEQGGDFGWVGRGQFVPQFEAMAYQTPIDSVSPVFETQYGYHILRIEKRRGEQFYGRHILLCLKPSFEQLAVCKKRLDSIRTAIKSGSITFEEAVTEFSDDEMTKGTQGIVYNQNTGTSFLDIEDIDPVTFQQIDPIDVGQMSKSFLFETYDGQSYKLVKLLDKTAPHRANLKDDYQLIQQFAKQNKQNNYLLKWVNTKLNDIFVRLDEDYQSCEFRFDWTREN; this is translated from the coding sequence ATGATTAATCTAAAAAAAACAAGCGTTACCGTGCTGCTACTCGTTGTAAGTTTGGTCAGTTCTGCTCAAAACAAATTGATCGACAAAGTAGTTGCAGTGGTTGGAGAACACGCCATTCTGATGTCTGAGGTAGAGGCGCAAAAACTTCAAGCTTATCAGCAAGGAACAAAAGTCACCGATGAACTTGGGTGTACCATTCTAGAAGACCTCATGCTAGAAAAACTACTTCTTCATCAAGCTGAACTCGATAGCATTGAAGTTGGTGAAGCACAAGTAAACGCAGAACTTGATCAGCGGATCCAATATTTTGCGAGTCAGATGCCAAACGGTGTAGCTGACCTTGAAAAATTCTATGAGAAGTCCATTCAGGAGATCAAAGATGAATTTTACGTTCAGATTGAAAACAGAATGAAAGTACAGCAAATGCAGCAATCCATTACTTCTGAAGTAAAAGTCTCTCCAAAAGAAGTTCAGGAGTTTTATAATTCTTTTCCATTAGATAGTGTTCCGCTTGTTGGAAGTCAAATTCAGTTGCAGCAAATTATTTTAAAACCGAATATCACTGACGAAGAAAAGAAAGAAGTAAAGGATGAGTTGACTGACCTAAGAAAAAAGATTGTTAAAGGCTCATTATCATTTGAATCCGCAGCAAAATTTTACTCATGTGATAAAGCCTCGGCTGAGCAAGGCGGTGATTTTGGGTGGGTAGGAAGAGGTCAATTCGTACCACAATTTGAAGCAATGGCTTATCAAACACCTATTGATTCAGTGAGCCCTGTATTTGAGACTCAATACGGCTACCATATTCTTCGCATCGAAAAAAGAAGAGGTGAACAATTTTACGGCAGACATATTCTGCTTTGTCTTAAACCCAGTTTCGAACAGTTAGCAGTATGTAAAAAGCGATTGGATAGTATCAGAACAGCTATTAAAAGCGGTAGCATAACCTTTGAAGAAGCCGTAACTGAATTCTCTGATGATGAGATGACTAAAGGCACACAAGGAATTGTTTATAATCAGAACACAGGAACTTCGTTTCTAGATATCGAAGATATTGACCCTGTTACTTTTCAGCAAATTGATCCTATTGATGTTGGACAAATGTCTAAATCGTTCTTATTTGAAACTTATGACGGTCAATCTTACAAACTGGTCAAGCTTTTAGATAAAACGGCACCGCACAGAGCTAATCTTAAAGACGATTATCAGTTGATTCAGCAGTTTGCGAAACAAAACAAACAGAACAATTACTTGTTAAAGTGGGTGAATACAAAGTTAAACGACATCTTTGTAAGGTTGGATGAAGACTACCAATCTTGTGAGTTCAGGTTTGACTGGACGAGAGAGAATTGA
- a CDS encoding peptidylprolyl isomerase, producing MKRLIGLTFAGLAFVGNLMAQEPVVMTVNNEDVTISEFEQIFWKNKKENVTNKEELDEYIELFTNFRLKVEAAEAAGLDTTNKFKAEFNGYKIQLQKPYLVDTSVTDELMKEAYYRTVNELRASHILIGVAQDADPKDTVNAYNKIMKIRDQIINNEISFEDAAKKFSTDPSAKTNGGDLGFFSAFRMVYPFEDAAYKTKMGEISMPFRTRFGYHIVKPTDTRKSRGRVKVAHIMVLTKKSATEQDLANAEQKINEIHEKLNAGEDFATLVMDYSDDRNSVRRNGELDWVEAGKYFQEFEDAAFSLKEDGEYTSPVKTPAGWHIIKRIEYQPIDNYKDLKLELKNKIQRDPVRSAKTKSSFVNKLKKEYAFSKNGKNYDLLLKKLKDSDDLSKAYITSLKNEIGDKELFSYAGNTKTIADFIAYAEPRWNKDKLLKLEDYLSTQFKSFVTNDMTEFEKTRLEDKYPKYKALLKEYRDGILLFEINDQKVWSYAIKDTAGLKEFYEAHKEEYMWKDRVDAQIFTAKDKKVIKKAYKLAKKGELRSDSIVNYLNRDSQLNIAFESGRFEEGKNEYLDAQEFQEGLNKPVLINGKYVLVKIDKKIPAQPKKLSEAKGAITAAYQEYLEDKWITELKAKYEVTVNKDVLYSIKEKP from the coding sequence ATGAAGAGATTGATTGGATTAACATTTGCAGGATTGGCTTTTGTAGGAAACTTAATGGCACAAGAGCCTGTTGTAATGACCGTAAACAATGAAGATGTTACGATCAGTGAGTTCGAACAGATTTTCTGGAAGAATAAAAAAGAAAATGTCACCAACAAGGAAGAACTTGATGAATATATTGAACTTTTCACCAACTTCAGGCTGAAAGTAGAAGCAGCTGAAGCGGCTGGTTTAGATACTACTAACAAATTCAAAGCTGAGTTCAATGGCTATAAAATTCAACTGCAAAAACCCTATCTGGTAGATACGAGTGTCACGGATGAATTGATGAAAGAGGCCTACTACAGAACGGTTAACGAACTCAGAGCTTCTCACATTCTTATTGGAGTAGCGCAAGATGCAGATCCAAAAGATACGGTTAATGCCTATAATAAGATCATGAAAATCAGAGATCAAATCATTAACAATGAAATTAGCTTTGAGGATGCTGCAAAAAAATTCTCTACTGATCCTTCAGCAAAAACTAATGGCGGTGATTTAGGATTCTTCTCAGCCTTCCGGATGGTTTACCCTTTTGAAGATGCTGCTTACAAAACTAAAATGGGAGAAATATCGATGCCGTTTAGAACTCGTTTTGGTTATCATATTGTTAAACCAACCGATACCCGAAAAAGTAGAGGTCGAGTTAAAGTTGCTCACATCATGGTGCTGACTAAAAAATCAGCTACAGAACAAGACCTTGCTAATGCTGAACAAAAAATCAACGAAATACACGAAAAGCTAAATGCTGGCGAAGATTTTGCCACACTCGTGATGGACTATTCAGACGATCGCAATTCCGTAAGAAGAAATGGTGAATTGGATTGGGTAGAAGCAGGAAAATACTTTCAGGAGTTTGAAGATGCTGCTTTTAGCCTGAAAGAGGATGGAGAATACACTTCTCCTGTCAAGACTCCTGCAGGATGGCATATCATCAAAAGAATCGAATATCAACCGATAGATAACTATAAGGATCTAAAATTAGAGCTCAAGAATAAAATTCAACGTGATCCCGTTCGTTCAGCCAAAACAAAGTCAAGTTTTGTGAATAAACTGAAGAAAGAATACGCTTTCAGTAAAAACGGAAAGAACTATGATCTCTTATTGAAAAAGCTAAAGGATTCAGATGATCTATCGAAAGCATACATTACTTCGCTGAAGAATGAGATTGGTGATAAAGAACTTTTCTCGTATGCGGGCAATACAAAAACAATTGCTGATTTCATTGCCTATGCAGAGCCTCGATGGAATAAAGATAAACTGCTCAAATTAGAGGATTACTTAAGCACCCAATTCAAGAGCTTTGTCACCAATGACATGACCGAATTCGAAAAGACCAGACTTGAAGATAAATATCCAAAGTACAAAGCTCTATTAAAAGAGTATAGAGATGGTATTCTGCTTTTCGAGATCAATGATCAAAAAGTATGGTCTTATGCTATAAAGGACACAGCAGGATTAAAAGAATTCTATGAAGCCCACAAGGAAGAATATATGTGGAAGGATCGCGTAGATGCTCAGATCTTTACTGCTAAAGATAAAAAAGTGATTAAAAAGGCTTACAAACTGGCAAAGAAAGGTGAGCTAAGAAGTGATAGTATCGTCAATTACTTGAATAGAGATTCGCAGCTAAATATTGCTTTTGAAAGCGGACGCTTTGAGGAAGGAAAGAATGAATACCTTGACGCTCAAGAGTTTCAAGAAGGCTTGAATAAGCCAGTGCTTATTAATGGCAAGTACGTTCTGGTGAAGATCGATAAAAAGATCCCTGCGCAACCCAAAAAATTGAGTGAAGCGAAAGGAGCTATTACGGCTGCATATCAGGAGTACCTCGAAGACAAATGGATCACTGAATTGAAAGCCAAATATGAAGTGACCGTGAACAAGGATGTACTCTACTCGATTAAAGAAAAACCTTGA
- the guaB gene encoding IMP dehydrogenase produces MSFNTGKIIGEGLTYDDVLLVPNYSQVLPREVNLSTKFTRGIDLKTPIVSAAMDTVTESALAIAIAQQGGIGVIHKNMSVASQAHEVRKVKRSESGMILDPVTLGLDATLQDALTMMSENKIGGIPIVDNQNVLQGIITNRDLRFEKNVGRMVKDVMTSENLVTVKDSVSLEQAEDILQEHKIEKLPVVDSENKLIGLITYRDIIKVKEHPNSCKDSYGRLRVAAAVGVSGDTMERIEALVKAGVDAVIIDTAHGHSRGVIEVLKSVKAAHNDLQIVVGNIATPEAALALVDAGADAVKVGIGPGSICTTRVIAGVGVPQFSAVMNVAKALEGTGVPMIADGGIRFTGDIVKAIAAGANTVMMGSMFAGTEESPGETIIFEGRKFKSYRGMGSLEAMQKGSKDRYFQDMEDDIKKLVPEGISGRVPFKGKLKEVMHQLIGGLRAGMGYCGAATVEDLIEKAQFVRITNSGIKESHPHDVTITREAPNYNIK; encoded by the coding sequence ATGTCATTCAACACTGGAAAAATTATTGGAGAAGGATTAACCTATGACGATGTGTTATTGGTTCCTAACTATTCTCAAGTATTACCTAGAGAAGTTAACCTTAGTACTAAATTTACACGAGGAATAGACCTTAAAACACCTATCGTATCTGCAGCAATGGATACGGTTACTGAGAGTGCTCTCGCAATCGCTATTGCGCAGCAAGGAGGAATTGGTGTGATCCATAAAAATATGAGTGTTGCATCACAAGCTCATGAAGTAAGAAAAGTGAAGCGTTCTGAAAGTGGGATGATCTTAGATCCTGTGACTCTTGGTTTAGATGCTACTCTTCAAGATGCACTAACCATGATGTCTGAGAATAAAATTGGCGGAATTCCAATAGTTGACAACCAAAACGTTTTGCAAGGAATCATTACAAATCGAGACTTGAGATTTGAAAAGAATGTAGGGAGAATGGTGAAAGACGTCATGACTTCAGAAAATCTTGTGACGGTCAAAGACAGTGTAAGTTTGGAGCAAGCGGAGGATATCCTCCAAGAGCACAAAATCGAAAAGCTTCCGGTTGTCGATAGTGAAAACAAGTTGATCGGTTTGATCACTTACCGAGATATTATCAAGGTAAAAGAGCACCCAAATTCATGTAAAGACAGCTATGGTCGTTTGCGGGTTGCAGCTGCTGTAGGAGTAAGCGGAGATACCATGGAAAGAATTGAAGCTTTGGTCAAAGCGGGAGTGGATGCCGTAATCATCGATACTGCTCACGGACATTCCAGAGGTGTGATAGAGGTATTGAAAAGTGTAAAAGCAGCTCACAATGACCTGCAGATTGTGGTTGGAAACATTGCTACCCCCGAAGCTGCTTTAGCATTAGTTGACGCAGGGGCTGATGCGGTTAAAGTAGGTATTGGACCTGGCTCCATTTGTACTACCCGAGTGATTGCCGGAGTTGGTGTTCCTCAATTCTCAGCAGTTATGAATGTAGCTAAAGCACTTGAGGGAACAGGTGTGCCGATGATCGCTGATGGAGGGATTCGATTTACAGGAGACATCGTTAAGGCGATTGCTGCAGGAGCAAATACGGTGATGATGGGAAGTATGTTTGCCGGAACTGAAGAGTCACCTGGTGAAACAATCATCTTTGAAGGTAGGAAATTTAAGTCCTACAGAGGAATGGGTTCATTGGAAGCTATGCAAAAAGGTTCGAAGGATCGCTATTTCCAGGATATGGAAGACGATATTAAAAAACTTGTACCAGAAGGTATTTCTGGAAGAGTACCTTTTAAAGGAAAGCTTAAAGAGGTTATGCATCAATTGATAGGTGGTTTAAGAGCAGGAATGGGATATTGTGGCGCGGCTACTGTAGAAGACCTGATCGAAAAGGCACAATTTGTGCGTATTACTAATTCAGGGATTAAAGAGAGTCACCCTCACGATGTAACTATTACGCGTGAAGCACCTAACTATAATATCAAATAG